A single window of Mycobacterium sp. ITM-2016-00318 DNA harbors:
- a CDS encoding PE-PPE domain-containing protein: MTALVALTATALIMGGTGHPLSTPLDTPEFIDGYTTDANNDYIVLTGFCGSDACTPTAVSTPEQFMPVSGVMPFDQSVGQGVVNLDQAMNAQPAGESIVVFGYSQSARIASIQKGNLAAAGSTLPASFVLIGNPNRPNGGILQRFEGLTVPFAGITFDGATPTNTDFKTVDITRQYDGWSDFPNNPLNPFATANTVAGIHYLHGDYQSVGLGDALYQGAYGDTDYYMIPSQRLPLLMPLTEAGVPSPLVTMVDAPARVLVEAGYNRTISPGAPTQASILYFPNPVTTGMNFIIAIPTGMDDGAQEAVNIRPFGTAPIDQRSPYGVGGPPVNAGSFDTNGTPLASAPEPAAATVPDTTALAAPKQGPSLPTAPQPAAAPTAPTSPTSPLTAPTAPTAPTSPLTAPSPITEKAPATPGAGPSAGWWKPAPLAKPDPVEAAKPAPLDMPKPAPADLPKPVDLPKPVELPKPVELPKPVELPKADLPRADILPKVVPPKIDPPVRAPIPDLPEPAAVPVPAFVPPELPAAPVAPPVQAPVLPELPVLPAAPPPQLPVLPAPPPMPALPPPLPMPDFGAILGGIRLPF, translated from the coding sequence ATGACTGCGCTGGTCGCGCTCACCGCTACCGCTCTGATCATGGGTGGCACCGGGCATCCGCTGAGCACTCCGCTGGACACGCCGGAATTCATCGACGGCTACACCACCGACGCCAACAACGACTACATCGTGCTCACCGGATTCTGCGGTAGCGACGCCTGCACCCCCACCGCCGTGAGCACACCCGAGCAATTCATGCCCGTCTCCGGTGTGATGCCGTTCGACCAATCCGTCGGCCAGGGTGTCGTCAATCTGGACCAGGCGATGAATGCGCAGCCCGCGGGCGAGTCGATTGTGGTGTTCGGCTACTCCCAGAGCGCACGCATTGCGTCGATCCAGAAGGGCAACCTGGCGGCGGCGGGTTCGACGCTGCCGGCGTCATTCGTGTTGATCGGAAACCCGAACCGGCCCAACGGCGGTATCCTGCAACGCTTCGAGGGCCTCACGGTGCCTTTCGCGGGCATCACATTCGACGGTGCCACGCCCACCAACACCGATTTCAAGACCGTCGACATCACTCGCCAGTACGACGGCTGGTCCGACTTCCCCAACAACCCGCTCAACCCGTTTGCGACGGCGAACACCGTCGCGGGCATTCACTACCTGCACGGCGACTATCAGAGTGTCGGGCTCGGCGACGCGCTGTATCAGGGTGCCTACGGCGACACCGATTACTACATGATCCCGAGCCAGCGCCTTCCGTTGCTGATGCCGCTCACCGAGGCAGGGGTGCCCAGTCCGCTGGTGACGATGGTCGATGCGCCGGCGCGGGTGCTCGTCGAAGCCGGATACAACCGGACGATCAGCCCGGGCGCACCGACGCAGGCGAGCATCCTGTACTTCCCCAATCCGGTGACGACAGGGATGAACTTCATCATCGCGATCCCGACCGGCATGGATGACGGCGCCCAGGAGGCCGTCAACATCCGTCCGTTCGGAACGGCGCCGATCGATCAGCGCAGTCCCTACGGCGTGGGCGGTCCGCCGGTCAATGCCGGCTCCTTCGACACGAACGGGACGCCGCTGGCGTCAGCGCCGGAGCCTGCGGCGGCCACGGTGCCCGACACCACGGCCCTTGCCGCCCCGAAGCAGGGGCCGTCGCTGCCGACCGCACCCCAGCCGGCGGCCGCCCCGACCGCGCCGACATCGCCGACATCACCGCTTACCGCGCCGACCGCGCCGACCGCGCCGACATCGCCGCTCACCGCACCGTCGCCGATCACGGAGAAGGCGCCCGCGACACCGGGCGCCGGACCGTCCGCGGGATGGTGGAAGCCGGCCCCGCTGGCGAAGCCCGACCCGGTCGAGGCGGCGAAGCCCGCGCCGTTGGACATGCCGAAGCCCGCACCCGCCGACCTGCCCAAGCCGGTCGATCTGCCCAAGCCGGTCGAGCTGCCCAAGCCCGTCGAGCTGCCCAAGCCCGTCGAGCTGCCGAAGGCTGACCTGCCGCGGGCCGACATCCTGCCGAAGGTCGTGCCGCCGAAGATCGATCCGCCTGTGCGGGCGCCGATTCCGGACCTGCCGGAGCCGGCGGCCGTCCCGGTCCCGGCGTTCGTTCCGCCGGAGTTGCCGGCCGCGCCGGTGGCTCCGCCCGTGCAGGCGCCGGTGCTGCCGGAACTGCCGGTGCTGCCCGCAGCGCCTCCACCGCAGCTGCCCGTGCTGCCTGCGCCGCCGCCCATGCCCGCGCTGCCGCCACCGCTGCCGATGCCGGACTTCGGAGCGATCCTCGGAGGGATCCGGCTGCCGTTCTAG
- a CDS encoding NADP-dependent oxidoreductase translates to MADLTNRQILLRRRPVGLVKPEDTEQVIAPAPEPGEGEALLRTTYIGMDAAVRTWLDDQPGYLPPVQLGEVIRAAGIGEVVASRCAAYAVGDVVTTLTGFQDYVIIRDDIFATPVEGYTDQLAVMSVYGPTGATAYFGMTGVGRPQPGETVVVSAAAGATGSVAGQIARIAGARVVGIAGGPEKCRAVVEDFGFDACIDYKNDDLRAALKQHCPAGVNVYFDNVGGPILDAVLGRLAPKARVVLCGVISSYLTGEHPGPANYVNLLAKTATMQGFNALDEWGRFEEAFTALSGWEQQGLLAHRQTVFDGLESCVDALNGLFTGANIGKMLVKVSDPTPI, encoded by the coding sequence GTGGCCGACCTGACTAACCGCCAGATCCTGCTTCGCCGCCGCCCCGTCGGGCTGGTCAAACCCGAGGACACCGAGCAGGTCATTGCACCCGCACCCGAGCCTGGCGAGGGCGAGGCGCTGCTGCGCACCACTTATATCGGCATGGACGCAGCGGTCCGGACCTGGCTGGACGACCAGCCGGGCTACCTCCCGCCTGTCCAACTCGGTGAGGTGATCCGCGCGGCGGGAATTGGTGAGGTGGTGGCGTCGCGCTGCGCGGCCTACGCCGTGGGCGACGTCGTCACCACGCTGACCGGATTCCAGGATTACGTGATCATCCGCGACGACATCTTCGCGACGCCAGTCGAGGGCTACACGGACCAGCTCGCGGTCATGTCGGTCTACGGCCCGACCGGCGCCACGGCGTATTTCGGGATGACCGGCGTCGGCAGACCACAGCCCGGGGAGACGGTCGTCGTCTCAGCGGCGGCAGGTGCCACGGGTTCGGTCGCGGGTCAAATCGCGCGGATCGCCGGCGCCCGGGTGGTCGGGATTGCGGGTGGGCCGGAGAAATGCCGGGCGGTCGTCGAGGACTTCGGGTTCGACGCGTGCATCGACTACAAGAACGATGACTTGCGCGCAGCGCTCAAACAGCACTGCCCCGCAGGCGTGAACGTCTACTTCGACAATGTGGGTGGCCCGATCCTGGACGCGGTGCTGGGCCGGCTTGCGCCCAAAGCCCGTGTCGTGCTGTGCGGTGTCATCTCCAGCTATCTCACCGGCGAGCACCCGGGACCCGCAAACTACGTGAACCTGCTGGCGAAGACCGCGACGATGCAAGGGTTCAACGCGCTCGACGAGTGGGGTCGTTTCGAGGAAGCCTTCACCGCCCTGAGCGGCTGGGAGCAGCAGGGGCTGCTGGCGCACCGACAGACGGTTTTCGATGGCCTCGAGTCCTGCGTCGACGCGCTCAACGGCCTTTTCACCGGAGCCAACATCGGCAAGATGCTGGTGAAAGTCAGCGATCCGACGCCGATCTAG
- a CDS encoding trypsin-like peptidase domain-containing protein produces MVKRARVAASIVALTALIGGCSGFGETLHRLARERSASATPTSAVSSDELVANARPSVVKVHGESESCLKVSEGSGFVVAPHKVMTNAHVVAGAEAFMVDTTTETLEAHVISFDPRADIAVLDVPELAARPLKFAEYTAGAGVDTLVLGFPGATAFKASPATIREVTDIEGPDIYRATTITRQVYILIGSFPDAGSSGSAVVDLNGQVLGVYFGAETTDTTTGFAMTAAQVAPQMAKADATQATDTGECVY; encoded by the coding sequence GTGGTGAAGCGGGCACGTGTCGCAGCGTCGATCGTGGCCCTGACGGCCCTGATCGGTGGTTGCAGCGGATTCGGCGAGACGCTGCACCGGTTGGCGCGCGAACGCTCCGCATCGGCGACTCCCACGTCGGCGGTCTCGTCGGACGAACTGGTCGCGAACGCCCGCCCCAGTGTGGTGAAAGTGCACGGGGAATCGGAAAGCTGCCTGAAGGTCAGCGAGGGAAGCGGTTTCGTGGTCGCCCCACACAAAGTGATGACAAATGCTCACGTGGTAGCAGGTGCCGAGGCATTCATGGTCGACACGACGACGGAAACACTCGAGGCACACGTCATCTCCTTCGATCCCCGGGCAGACATCGCGGTTCTCGACGTGCCGGAGTTGGCGGCTCGACCGCTGAAGTTCGCCGAATACACCGCGGGCGCCGGCGTTGACACGCTGGTGCTCGGCTTTCCCGGAGCCACGGCGTTCAAGGCCTCCCCTGCCACGATCCGGGAGGTCACCGATATCGAAGGCCCGGATATCTACCGGGCGACGACGATCACGCGGCAGGTGTACATCCTCATCGGCTCGTTTCCGGACGCGGGTTCTAGCGGTAGCGCCGTCGTCGACCTCAACGGCCAAGTTCTCGGTGTGTACTTCGGCGCGGAGACCACGGACACCACGACGGGATTCGCGATGACCGCCGCGCAGGTCGCGCCGCAGATGGCGAAAGCGGACGCGACGCAGGCGACGGATACCGGAGAGTGCGTCTACTGA
- a CDS encoding peptidoglycan-binding domain-containing protein, whose product MAQTQIWTGDPVWIADVLRAGGVKLVEFPGWQNRGHGNFKDIRGVMVHHTGSDNATAASIANGRRDLAGPLSQLHIARDGTVTVVAVGVAWHAGVGMYPWLPTNMGNWHLIGIECANSGTSPTARHRTNWPDAQYFSLVNTCAALNRRLSQTSARTIGHKEYAGRAQGKWDPGAIDMDILRADIQARIGTQSDTAPTPRPPVPVGVYADVLLFRGSEGPQVAELQRQLGVTVDGDFGPQTEAAVRAFQRRTPGLKVDGIVGPATAAALRLNALPPGAALLVG is encoded by the coding sequence ATGGCACAGACACAGATCTGGACCGGTGACCCCGTGTGGATAGCCGACGTGCTGCGCGCCGGGGGCGTCAAGCTCGTCGAGTTCCCCGGCTGGCAGAACCGCGGACACGGGAACTTCAAGGACATCCGCGGCGTGATGGTGCACCACACCGGATCCGACAATGCGACCGCGGCGTCGATCGCCAACGGTCGCCGAGATCTGGCGGGGCCGCTGTCGCAGCTGCACATCGCGCGTGACGGCACGGTCACGGTGGTGGCGGTCGGCGTCGCGTGGCATGCCGGCGTCGGCATGTACCCGTGGCTTCCGACCAACATGGGTAACTGGCACTTGATCGGCATCGAATGCGCCAACAGCGGTACCAGCCCGACGGCTCGGCATCGCACGAATTGGCCGGACGCGCAATATTTTTCGTTGGTGAACACCTGCGCCGCCCTGAATCGCCGGCTGTCGCAGACGTCGGCCCGCACCATCGGACACAAGGAGTACGCCGGTCGGGCGCAGGGGAAGTGGGATCCCGGCGCGATCGATATGGACATCTTGCGCGCCGACATCCAGGCCCGTATCGGAACCCAGTCGGATACCGCGCCGACACCCCGGCCGCCGGTCCCCGTCGGCGTGTACGCCGATGTCCTGCTTTTCCGCGGTTCGGAGGGGCCGCAGGTCGCCGAACTCCAGCGTCAACTGGGTGTCACGGTCGACGGCGATTTCGGGCCGCAGACCGAAGCCGCGGTCAGGGCCTTTCAGCGGCGCACACCGGGACTGAAGGTCGACGGCATCGTCGGACCGGCGACCGCGGCCGCCTTGCGGCTGAACGCGCTGCCGCCCGGCGCAGCACTGCTCGTCGGATGA
- a CDS encoding esterase family protein, with product MTLLVSAIGLTQAPNAASYSREGLPVEYLQVPSGSMGHDIKVQFQGGGPHAVYLLDGLRAQEDASGWDVNTGAFEWFYQSGISVVMPVGGQSSFYTDWYQPATGSSGTQTYKWETFLTQELPMWLAANKGQDPSNNAVVGLSMSGSAALTLAIWHPAQFIFAGSLSGYLNPSSGLWPTLIGLSMKDAGGFNAQNMWGPTSDPAWRRNDPMVNINTLVANRTAMWIYCGNGGVSDLDANDGNFGTQFSAQYLENITLQTNKQFEQKYVAAGGRNAIFKFPENGTHSWGYWGSQLQEMKPDLLRVLGVQQQA from the coding sequence ATGACGCTATTGGTCTCGGCGATCGGCCTAACTCAAGCGCCGAACGCTGCGTCGTATTCGCGCGAAGGGCTTCCGGTCGAGTATCTCCAGGTGCCGTCGGGGTCCATGGGGCACGACATCAAGGTGCAATTCCAGGGCGGTGGCCCGCACGCGGTCTATCTGCTGGACGGTCTGCGCGCGCAGGAGGATGCCAGCGGCTGGGACGTCAACACCGGCGCATTTGAATGGTTCTATCAATCGGGAATCTCGGTCGTCATGCCGGTCGGCGGTCAGTCCAGCTTCTATACCGACTGGTATCAGCCGGCCACCGGCAGCTCAGGTACGCAGACATACAAGTGGGAGACGTTCCTGACGCAGGAGCTGCCCATGTGGCTGGCCGCGAACAAGGGCCAGGATCCGTCAAACAATGCCGTTGTGGGCCTGTCGATGTCGGGTAGTGCGGCGTTGACTTTGGCGATCTGGCACCCGGCTCAGTTCATCTTCGCCGGTTCGCTTTCGGGCTATCTCAATCCATCGTCGGGCCTGTGGCCGACGCTGATCGGGCTGTCGATGAAGGATGCCGGTGGCTTCAACGCACAGAACATGTGGGGGCCCACCAGCGACCCGGCGTGGCGCCGCAACGACCCGATGGTCAACATCAACACATTGGTGGCCAACCGGACTGCCATGTGGATCTACTGCGGTAACGGCGGCGTGTCTGATCTCGACGCGAACGACGGGAACTTCGGTACCCAGTTCAGTGCCCAGTACCTGGAGAACATCACGCTGCAGACGAACAAGCAGTTCGAGCAGAAGTACGTCGCCGCGGGTGGCCGCAACGCGATCTTCAAATTCCCCGAAAACGGCACTCACAGTTGGGGTTACTGGGGCTCGCAGTTGCAAGAGATGAAGCCCGACCTGCTGCGCGTCCTTGGGGTCCAACAGCAAGCCTGA
- a CDS encoding carboxymuconolactone decarboxylase family protein has protein sequence MARIQASDAFAAIPTTDLGQGDRINLGVAGIMSRLPDVAAAVGGLTNAVRESGALSPRLMELVRLRIAFHNQCRSCMSIRYQSAIDDGLGEDAVCSLERPAEAPGLTDAERGALRFADLFATNHLAIDDAVYDDLRNHFSEDQLVALGMHCALCVGLGRLAATWHVVEDLPDVFRGESDTPLAPWSADSVVASG, from the coding sequence ATGGCCCGCATCCAAGCGTCCGATGCCTTCGCGGCGATACCGACGACAGACCTCGGGCAGGGCGACCGCATCAACCTCGGCGTCGCAGGGATCATGTCCCGTCTGCCCGACGTCGCGGCCGCCGTCGGGGGACTCACCAACGCCGTTCGTGAGAGCGGAGCACTGTCGCCGCGGTTGATGGAACTGGTTCGGCTGCGGATCGCGTTCCACAACCAGTGCCGCAGCTGTATGTCGATCCGGTATCAGAGCGCCATCGACGACGGCCTCGGCGAAGACGCGGTCTGCTCGCTCGAGCGGCCTGCCGAGGCGCCGGGCCTGACCGACGCCGAACGGGGGGCGCTGCGGTTCGCCGACCTGTTCGCCACCAATCACCTTGCGATCGACGACGCGGTGTACGACGACCTGCGGAATCACTTCAGTGAGGACCAACTCGTCGCGCTGGGCATGCACTGTGCGTTGTGCGTCGGGCTGGGCCGCCTCGCGGCGACGTGGCACGTTGTCGAGGATCTGCCTGATGTGTTCCGCGGGGAGAGCGATACGCCGTTGGCGCCCTGGAGCGCTGACTCCGTCGTCGCGTCTGGCTAG
- the sodC gene encoding superoxide dismutase[Cu-Zn] yields the protein MLNRTTAAVAMLAAPIAVLAGCSNSQTGNDQASESSATTSKAGSQTIKAGLKTGDGTAVANATIDFTDGFATVTVETTGNSKLSPGSHGMHIHSVGRCEANSVAPTGGSAGDFNSAGGHLQVGGRTEHPASGDLTPLNIRSDGSGRVVATTDAFTADELKGPEGSALIIHEGPDNFANIPQRYTHDGVPGPDAETMATGDSGARVACAVLAPATTAASTSVSTSTSTVTETTGVPAPPPATSATTTSTPSSTSTTTTTTTPSTSTTTTTSEPAPAPGG from the coding sequence ATGTTGAACCGCACAACTGCCGCCGTTGCCATGCTCGCTGCACCAATCGCTGTTTTGGCGGGGTGTAGCAACAGTCAGACGGGCAACGATCAGGCCAGTGAATCATCGGCGACGACATCCAAAGCCGGCTCGCAGACCATCAAGGCCGGGTTGAAAACAGGCGATGGTACGGCGGTTGCCAACGCCACGATAGATTTCACCGACGGGTTCGCGACCGTGACGGTCGAAACGACCGGAAACAGCAAGCTTTCTCCGGGCAGCCACGGAATGCACATCCATTCCGTGGGCAGGTGCGAGGCGAACTCGGTCGCCCCGACCGGCGGTTCGGCCGGGGATTTCAACTCGGCCGGCGGCCATTTACAGGTCGGAGGGCGCACCGAACATCCGGCGAGCGGCGACCTGACACCTCTGAACATCCGCTCCGACGGCTCCGGCAGGGTCGTCGCCACGACAGACGCCTTCACCGCGGATGAATTGAAGGGTCCCGAGGGAAGTGCGCTGATCATCCACGAGGGTCCGGACAACTTCGCCAACATCCCGCAGCGGTACACGCACGACGGCGTGCCAGGCCCCGACGCCGAGACCATGGCGACCGGTGACTCCGGTGCACGGGTAGCATGTGCTGTTCTCGCCCCCGCAACCACTGCGGCCTCGACTTCCGTTTCGACCAGCACGTCGACGGTGACGGAGACAACCGGTGTTCCCGCCCCGCCTCCCGCCACCAGTGCAACCACAACGTCGACGCCGTCATCGACCAGTACCACCACCACCACCACGACTCCGTCGACATCGACGACCACCACGACGTCTGAACCGGCCCCGGCCCCTGGCGGATAA
- a CDS encoding DUF4193 domain-containing protein codes for MATDYDAPRTKNADDTAEESLEELTATRRAAVDTAVIDEDEAVDSFDLPDADIAEELSVRVIPRQANEFTCSSCFLVQHRNRIALQRGDQQVCVDCV; via the coding sequence ATGGCTACGGACTATGACGCCCCACGCACCAAGAACGCCGACGACACGGCCGAAGAGTCGCTCGAGGAACTGACCGCCACGCGGCGGGCCGCGGTCGATACGGCGGTGATCGACGAGGACGAGGCGGTCGATTCATTCGACTTGCCCGACGCCGATATCGCCGAGGAGCTATCGGTCCGGGTGATTCCCCGGCAGGCAAACGAATTCACCTGCTCGTCGTGCTTCCTGGTGCAGCACCGCAACCGGATTGCGCTTCAGCGCGGTGACCAGCAGGTGTGCGTCGACTGCGTGTGA
- a CDS encoding nitroreductase family deazaflavin-dependent oxidoreductase yields MTDQPQLSPTDWVRDQTQRILEQGTTDGVEILDRPVVLFTTTGAKSGKKRYVPLMRVEEGGRYAMVASKGGDPEHPAWYHNVKADPAVTVQDGDTVAPMTARELDGAERDHWWALAVEAYPPYAEYQTKTDRLIPVFVVE; encoded by the coding sequence GTGACTGACCAACCACAGCTGAGCCCGACCGACTGGGTCCGCGACCAGACGCAACGCATTCTCGAGCAGGGCACCACCGATGGCGTAGAAATCCTCGATCGCCCAGTGGTTCTGTTCACCACCACCGGCGCCAAGTCCGGCAAGAAGCGCTATGTGCCGCTGATGCGCGTCGAGGAGGGCGGGAGGTACGCCATGGTCGCCTCCAAGGGCGGCGACCCTGAGCACCCGGCGTGGTACCACAACGTCAAAGCCGATCCAGCGGTCACCGTTCAGGACGGCGACACGGTCGCGCCCATGACGGCTCGCGAGCTCGACGGAGCCGAACGTGACCATTGGTGGGCATTGGCCGTCGAGGCCTACCCGCCCTACGCGGAGTATCAGACCAAGACGGATCGGTTGATCCCAGTCTTCGTAGTTGAGTAG
- a CDS encoding ABC transporter permease: MTSPSLLVLDEPTTGLDPALDRSVMEMLRRLADAGRVIVVVTHSLTFLDVCDQVLLLAPGGKTVFCGPPEELNSSLEASDWADIFTKVCADPDGLHRRFMQGRGSQDADSVRRVAPVAPTVEPTGSGVWRQVSTVARRQVRLLMANRGYLAFLAVLPFIVGLLPLTVTGHAGLGHMPSLGAPPFEAKHIVALTSFAAILMGTTLTVRDLIGERAVFRREQAAGLSASAYLLAKTIVFSAVAVMQSAILVLIVTAPAIGKPGPSGAVVFGSPVFELFVGVAATCVVAVVLGLAISALARTGDQVIVLLAMTLMAQLVLAGGFIPVTDRPLMEVLAWLTPGRWGFAASASTADLTNLVAGIADDSHWQHTTSAWLVNMAMLGVLAMLFAGVTRWRLRRLRRAIPLTG, encoded by the coding sequence TTGACCAGCCCTTCCCTGTTGGTGCTCGACGAGCCGACGACGGGGCTGGATCCCGCGCTTGACCGCTCCGTGATGGAGATGCTGCGCCGTCTGGCCGACGCGGGCCGCGTGATCGTGGTCGTGACGCACTCGTTGACGTTTCTGGACGTGTGCGACCAGGTGCTGTTGCTCGCACCCGGCGGCAAGACTGTTTTCTGCGGACCACCCGAGGAGCTCAATTCCTCTCTGGAAGCATCGGATTGGGCTGACATCTTCACGAAGGTGTGCGCCGATCCAGACGGTCTGCACCGACGGTTCATGCAGGGGCGAGGCTCCCAGGACGCGGACAGCGTACGCCGTGTCGCGCCCGTTGCGCCGACGGTCGAACCGACAGGTTCAGGCGTGTGGCGGCAGGTGTCGACGGTCGCACGTCGCCAAGTCCGCCTGCTCATGGCCAACCGCGGCTATCTCGCCTTCCTCGCCGTGTTGCCGTTCATCGTCGGGCTGCTGCCGCTGACCGTCACCGGCCATGCAGGCCTTGGCCACATGCCATCGCTTGGCGCACCACCATTCGAAGCAAAGCACATCGTCGCATTGACGAGCTTCGCGGCGATCCTGATGGGAACCACACTGACCGTTCGCGATCTGATCGGCGAACGCGCTGTCTTCCGTCGCGAACAGGCGGCGGGATTGTCGGCGTCGGCATACCTGCTCGCGAAGACGATCGTCTTCAGCGCGGTCGCGGTGATGCAATCTGCGATTCTCGTTCTGATCGTCACGGCGCCTGCGATCGGGAAGCCTGGGCCGTCGGGTGCAGTGGTTTTCGGCAGCCCGGTCTTCGAATTGTTCGTCGGTGTCGCGGCGACGTGCGTAGTGGCGGTCGTTCTGGGGCTTGCGATTTCGGCTCTAGCGCGGACCGGCGATCAGGTCATCGTGCTGTTGGCGATGACGCTGATGGCGCAACTGGTCCTCGCGGGCGGCTTCATCCCGGTGACGGACCGACCACTGATGGAGGTCCTTGCGTGGCTCACGCCGGGACGATGGGGCTTCGCGGCATCTGCGTCGACGGCCGATCTGACCAACCTCGTCGCGGGGATTGCGGACGATTCGCACTGGCAGCACACCACGTCGGCCTGGCTCGTCAACATGGCCATGTTGGGAGTGCTTGCCATGCTTTTCGCCGGCGTCACCCGGTGGCGCCTCAGACGGTTGAGGCGAGCGATCCCACTCACCGGATGA
- a CDS encoding ATP-binding cassette domain-containing protein: protein MNNDKPTAPTTLQHRADDASNATTMRARWRLPAEPFGSIPIGRTVERSDRARPARTGGLEVRDVTLVVDEENILLERVSFAARPGTLTAVIGPSGAGKSTLAKVVAGAERPTSGTVSFEARSVHFVRGQIGMVPQGDIVHSRLSVARALQFAAELRMPADTTASDRGRVIATVLEELELTPHAGTRIDKLSGGQRKRVSVAMDC from the coding sequence ATGAACAACGACAAGCCCACAGCGCCGACCACCCTGCAGCATCGGGCCGACGACGCGTCGAACGCCACGACTATGCGCGCCCGTTGGCGACTCCCAGCAGAGCCGTTCGGGTCGATTCCGATCGGTCGGACCGTCGAACGTTCGGATCGCGCCCGGCCCGCGAGGACCGGTGGCCTGGAAGTGCGAGACGTAACCCTCGTCGTCGACGAGGAAAACATTCTGCTGGAACGGGTTTCGTTCGCGGCGCGCCCCGGCACGTTGACCGCGGTGATCGGTCCTTCGGGTGCGGGCAAGTCGACGCTGGCCAAAGTCGTCGCCGGCGCCGAACGGCCGACCAGCGGGACGGTGTCGTTCGAGGCACGGAGCGTGCACTTTGTGCGCGGCCAGATCGGGATGGTGCCTCAGGGCGATATCGTGCACAGCCGACTCTCCGTCGCTCGGGCACTGCAGTTCGCGGCGGAACTCCGGATGCCCGCCGACACCACCGCAAGCGACCGCGGGCGGGTGATCGCAACGGTGCTCGAGGAACTCGAGCTGACACCTCATGCCGGCACTCGCATCGACAAGTTGTCGGGCGGCCAGCGCAAACGCGTGTCGGTGGCGATGGATTGTTGA